The following proteins come from a genomic window of Xiphophorus couchianus chromosome 19, X_couchianus-1.0, whole genome shotgun sequence:
- the ptafr gene encoding platelet-activating factor receptor has protein sequence MGTETSSTFLDSQFRYMLFPVVYSIIFIVGFFSNLYVLFVLRCLREAKAMGEIRIYMTNLTIADLLFVCSLPFWIGYYRRKGDWVFQDFMCQLAGSLFFINTYGTILFLGAISLNRYWAVSRPLDAASSDHRRRGIIVCVVIWAFTILLSIPSFTSPGTNDDGNVTRCFEGYHNQTEDEKRKVATTHFVIIAMFFVVFFLVVVCNFLIARNLLSQSTPQSVAFSDTIKSNRTLTSTFKRPNKARGVKRRALQLLLAVVGVFVLCFMPHHIVQGPWVLAVLDIKEGWGHVNWSQDTRQALNDAHQITLVLMGVNCILDPVVYFFATRKFRRFIVEHIKKLSKGEACSHSANIQLSMDSRNHSQKLPSIQPQPGEE, from the coding sequence ATGGGTACAGAGACCAGCTCGACCTTTCTGGATTCGCAGTTTCGCTACATGCTCTTCCCAGTTGTGTACAGCATCATCTTTATTGTGGGCTTCTTCTCCAATCTTTATGTGCTGTTCGTTCTGCGGTGTCTCCGTGAAGCAAAGGCCATGGGAGAAATACGCATCTACATGACCAACCTGACCATCGCTGAcctcctttttgtttgttcGCTACCCTTCTGGATTGGGTACTACAGGCGTAAGGGGGATTGGGTCTTCCAGGATTTCATGTGCCAGCTGGCAGGATCGTTATTTTTCATCAACACTTACGGCACCATCCTGTTCCTCGGAGCGATCAGCCTCAACCGGTACTGGGCGGTCTCTCGGCCTTTGGACGCAGCCTCGTCGGACCACAGGCGTCGTGGGATCATCGTATGTGTCGTAATCTGGGCGTTTACCATTTTATTGTCAATCCCCTCCTTCACATCACCGGGTACCAACGATGATGGAAATGTAACTCGATGCTTCGAGGGGTACCACAATCAAACGGAGGACGAGAAGAGGAAAGTGGCAACTACGCATTTCGTAATAATCGcgatgttttttgttgtgttttttcttgttgtcGTGTGCAATTTCCTTATTGCCCGAAACTTACTTTCTCAGAGTACACCTCAGTCAGTGGCTTTCTCTGACACAATCAAGTCCAACAGGACGCTTACGTCTACGTTTAAAAGGCCCAATAAGGCCAGAGGGGTGAAGAGGAGGGCTCTCCAGCTGCTCCTGGCGGTGGTGGGGGTGTTTGTGTTGTGCTTTATGCCCCACCACATCGTCCAGGGCCCCTGGGTGCTGGCTGTGCTGGATATAAAGGAGGGCTGGGGCCACGTAAACTGGAGCCAGGACACACGGCAGGCACTCAACGACGCCCATCAGATCACTTTGGTTCTGATGGGCGTCAACTGTATCCTGGATCCTGTGGTGTATTTCTTTGCCACAAGGAAGTTCAGGAGATTCATTGTGGAGCACATCAAAAAGTTATCTAAAGGGGAGGCTTGCTCCCACTCAGCGAACATCCAACTATCCATGGACAGCAGGAACCACAGCCAGAAACTTCCGAGTATCCAGCCACAGCCGGGCGAGGAATAA